GCTAGCATTCTCAGACGCCTAGAACGCTGTTCCTTCTGCCAAACAGTAGTTCCCTTGCCTGCTGCTTCGAGCCATGTCGCAGCCGCATGTAGTTACAACACCGTCTGAGGAGATTAGGTGCAACACGCTAAACCTTCGGGCGAAACCGCcaaattataatttttttttcaaatgtggtCCGCTGGGTAAGTGTTCTCACGAGCAGAAGCATTGGCAGGCTGTGAGGAAAGCGAGCTACGTGTGACTATATACTCTACAAACTGTAACGCAGATGCCAGGATCGATCCAAATGGCTCGCCCACGGTCACCACAGCGAGGTCTTCGAGGTGGCATCCCCGCTAAAGCGAACAGTCCTCAAGGTGATTCCCGTAACGGGGGACTTCACAGAACAACGAATCGACGCCATCGCAGCAGGCCATCGAGTGCTGCGTGTGAGTTGTCTTCAGCAAATTAAAGTTCACGTATTGCTTGGGCGCATAGACATCTGAATTTAATGCGCGCCGACTGCTTCAATTCCTCAATAGCAACGTGTGCCTATAAATAAATGATCTAAAACTTCTTGCGCTAAAGTTACTTTTAATAAGCGATCATCCCGAATCAGTCAGCGATCACCCCTTAGCTACTGTTGTCATTGCCGCTAAttcgctgcccccccccccccccccccaaaaaaaaagaaaaaaaagaaaagaaaattatgaTCTTCATTGCACTGTATTTAACAATATTAGCTATTCTTACTTGAAGGAGCTGCACGCAAGAAAATTTAGATTGCTTACAATATTTCTTGTTGAGCACTCGCATAAAAAATAACACCTGAGAAGCCGCAGTTGTGATATTTCATCTTCATTTTTTCTGATTTTCAGCAAACTTAGCATGCTGAGACATGGAGTGCGCTACAGAACGCCCAATTTCGTCGAAACGCAAAGGTTGGTGATTAATCTTCTTGTTTTGCTGTTGAAGTTTCCACCAGGCAAAGCTACGGATGCGCTGTCACTTAGTGCCATGTGTATCTGTGCCTTATGACGATACCATAAAACGTCTATTTGCTCGCGCATTGAATATATCGGCAGTTGTATATCGCTGCATCGAGCACGACCCAAAAGAATGAACCTTGTCATTGGAGGCTATGCACTACAGGAGCAACGTAAGAATATTCAGATCTGCTTGTCGGCCATAGTCACGTGGCAGCTTACGAGCTAACTATCTATTCACCTGGCCTCGTTGAACGAAAACACACTTTTGCTTTTGTAGTTTCATAAAGTACATGTTCTGGGAGATCATTAATTTTAAAAGAAGAAAGGTTTCGAAAACACTCAAAACCAATTAATCACCGTTGGTTTCAATGCTATGTATAGATACCGCTAAGCAATGAAGGTTGTAATTTCGCTGGTTGGTCATCTCGATTACGGTCACTGGTACACGTCCAAGTGAATGCTCCAGACTGGACCACATGAAAGTTGTACAACGCGAAATGAATCATGAACTGCCAGAACAAGTACCCAGATTCCCGCTTCCTATATAAAAATACCTCGTACACCAACAGGATCCAGAAACCGCTGACAGGTCGATCAAAGAATTTCGCACGTTACTCGGCAAAGTCGAGAATGGAACTGATCACTTTCACTGACGTGGTAGCATGCAGCCCCCAGTGCACCGTGAACACTAAATGCGGGTCGGAGGCCTTCATCTCAAAAGCTGAACAAAATTCTTGCACACGTTGCAGGACATGTGACCAATATGCGGGCATACATTCGTTATCATTTATGCGATACCGATCCACCGCAGGATCGCATGCGTGTTTGACCAGTTCCCGAAGTGGCTGCTGCGTGGCGACCATGGCCTCGGATCCAGGGACTTCCACGCAGGTGCGATCACTGACGTCTGTTCTTTCCACGTGAACGTTTGCTCGTGTACTTAAGCCTTCTTTAAAGCACGGCGCCGTCCTACTGTTTCGCACCGCCCGTATAGCATCTGGCCGAGTCAGCGATTGCGCATTCCCTAAGGACTCGTAGGCTTGGTATCAACAACGAATGTTACCGCTTCATAGATTCTGTGCAAAGCGAAGACCTTGCCGATGCGAAGCGTCGAATGAGGTCGAGTGTTCGATTTTGGAGTACGGATCACGAATGCGTTTAAGGAACAGGTTCTATACTCTCAGACGTAGCCCACAGCCTCATGTTCCAGAAAGTTACTTGGCGCAGTAAACGCAAGTGTAGACCAATAACTATCCTTTGTCACGCAGTATATCATATGGCAAAATCCGCAGCGGTAGAAAACATAATAATTACCATGAATCATCGACCTCCCCtctcttccgaaaaaaaaaaaaagatgttagAATGGTTAGCAGCAGCCGGCGTTAGATGCTATGTCGTTTTCATACCAGTTTGGTAAAGTGTTTCACGGGCAAATTGACTGACTTTCATTATTTCCCGTTTGATTCAGTATCAGTAAAGAGCTATGAAAAATTATGTTATCGTCGGCCAGCTTAGAAAAGTTCGCCCTTGTTTTCACCATAACAGCTTTAAATGCACGCACGGCAGCATTTTCTTGTGTCCTATTCGTCGGAACACTCCATGGCATGATAGGTTTGTATGCAGCCGTCTAAGTTTGCATAATATTTTCAGCTAGATCTATAGCAGTGAAGATTTTGTATGCACTGGGGCAAATACATTGTCTGCTTTAATATTTAGTAGAAAGCAATCTGTTTACTAATACAGCGATTTCCTAATTTTACAGGCAAAAATCAATGCTTCCTGACGCGACATTTCATCGTGTTGGAACTATGCTACGCTGGAAAACCACTATCACGGATAACGGTGAGTTTCGTAAACATGCGCGCCGACCTTGTGTGGCGATACTTGACAATAAATGTTCAGCTCCGCCTTTCTCGATCTTCTGTGTAGATCTTACGTTGTGTATAAGTGCGGTAACATAATTGTGCTCATGATCACGAGGACATTTTTATTGCGACGGGTATTGAAAATAATGACTCGGGCAATGCGCAGCACTGTATAGCTGCACGATTTCTACGTTATGTCCCGGCATCACCGAAAAACAAGAAATTACCATTACGAAGAAAaaacgaagtaaggtgagtggctttggtagcaatatgaattgtagtaaacatgagctgattaagtaagcaggtgtgctgcggcgtaagtagaccgacatgaagagagactcaatgaccacgagaaggcgtgtgtgaaacggtggtgttgatgagaagcgcttcctgtgggcaacgcgtgcgaagggacagacctgtagcgctgcactgccgatccggcaGCATTGCATTTGTAgggtgcgttggaaaatgtggcccgactattactaactgaatgaacaagcgtggtgtgagcgcgcacaaacaaacacgaatagatcacactgaatgactgcaggcaatgactgtcaaaacgctggcagcaagcgcatatatacgacgcagcggcgaaggtacgtgcggcctatcgcttcaacggaaactgagcggcgaatgcacggcgcataaaggtcagagccgtgggaagataagagaccgtgcgggcaagacgagcgcggttgttggcagaggaaaagtgcgccccccccctccccccgctccctccggcgctggcttccggcttcgttgcttgcgcgtgggagattgagtgcgttcgctctccgtgatagcgcgcgtccccgcacgcttccgctcgggcatgcggcgcgcggcgaagattttatctatagggaacctcacggcgacggcgacgccgacggcagaaatccggttgaagtgtccatataattgctatcgcaataaaaagttacagtgatgtttcactttgcgaacgcgggtgacgcgcaagcgtgtcggtgctatagcgcacatgaagctatcggcCCTCGGTGCGCCTCGACGCCTAGCACACTGtacgcatcgcagatcgctttcaagataaggctcgCGCGGCTGCGCcatgagcagcagccgcagctAGGTgtataagccccccccccccccctcccccagggGGGAcggcggcgcgcttcctccccgctttcctcccttgcgcgcgcctGATTGAGCCACCGACCGTCGTACGCTTTcgcttgcacatacagcatacggcgcgatCATGAGACGAACCCGGTATGCCCATTCCGCGCACAgcacccgtagcaactgccagaggtggccaacccagcgcgcctccgcctaccctcctcctctgcgaagcttcgcctcttttctccttccccGCTTCTCTCAATGCCACATAGACTTTTCTCTAAGTGGCGTTTTGCCGCGCGCGATTCTATTCACCCTCTAGgcaccttcctcctccgcttccttcgcggcttccCACTACCGCTCGACTGCCCGCGGTGCGCCTAGCCatttacgcttgcgcgtaaaaatgAACTGGGCACATTGCGCATATACGAGTAAAATGAATGAAAGAATTTCCTCTTGCATGCTGTACTGTTTATGGTGCATATCTCTGTTGGGCTTGAGTAAGCGGCCCCGTAAACAGTTTTGTGCTGAGTGCCGTCACGCGAGAACTGCAGGTGTTTAAAGTAGTCGATATCTTTCTCCTCACTCTTCGACGTGTTAAAATTTGACGCGTTCGCTTTTATCGTTATTATTATTCGGCAATTGCAAGACATTCAGGCGATTTCTGGCATGTCTACACGCAGCTGCGCAGTGCAGTGCAAGGCCGGAGCCTCGTGTTGCAGGCATCGTGCTGCTTGGCGGTGGCTGAACGAGCCCTGGGCTTCCGGCACCTTGGCGTGAACCCTGACAAGCTGCTGGTGACGGCGACCGATGCGGCCAGCCTCGAGTACCACCTGCCGGACAGGTCACCGCTGACCATCGACAGCGCGGGCCTCAGAGTGCACGTGGCTGGTTGCTTGTCCTTTGCGCTTGGACCAGGCAAGGCAGCTTTGCATGTGTACTGTTTTACGCCGATAGCTGTTGTTCGATTTCGCTCTGTTAGAAAACCTTGGCGTTTGCGGTGGGCTTTGGCATCCTAAGCTTGATTCTGTAATGCTGCAGCGTGTAATATATATGCTATGCTGCTGTGATACCTCAAATTCTTAATTGAGGGAAACTTAATGTATAGCCTATACGTACAGTCACGGACAAAATATTGCGAGATGCCGGAGCGGCGTTCGAAAGCTGTCTCTGGGACACCGGCGCAGTGCGCGCGTCGAGGCTATGCTGGACGATTAGTAAGCGCATGTGCGTCCTATATTCGCTCGTTTGCCTACCTGATCGCTGATTTCGCGTGAGGCGCTGCTTATTCCGCCCTTGGGCGTGGGCAGTCGCTTTTCACTGCTCGCGCTGCTCGAGCCATGCGGCCGTCGTGCTCAGCGCGCGGCCAGCCGACCACCCTAACGGCACGTGTTGGCAGCGCCCGCTCTGTTTACCTCGTGTCTTTTAAAGTAGAGCACCGTAGAGCACCGGATGGGGTCTTAAGTAGTGTACGAGTACGTGCACTTTATTGCTTCTCCAGTCTGGGTTCATTGCTGGTATGCATTCGGCAAGATATTAAAAAATTTAACTCGCCCGCTTTAGGGACATCCACTGACACCCGCGTGCTTCTACTTCTCATTTACGCAAGGATAACCAAGCCAAATAAGGATCTGCAACACCTAATCGTTTCCGAACTTCGTTTTCTTTACTTCAGGTCTATAGGCTATTGTTGTAAAAACTTTGGCTTCTAGCTGTTGGCAGACGTAATGAACAGAACATTACAGCATGGCAGCCTTCGTATAGAATTTGCGATGACACAGTTGGAATTTAACTTTATTTGCTGCTCGCACGCGTGCCTGTGTCTACGTAAATAACGTTCCTTTCTTTGTGTAAGCGTAATACAGGTCTAAAACTGTACAATACAGGCCTACTGACGTCGAATTTCTTTCCATGTTTCAAACTGCGTTCTCTGCAGAAGCCAAAGAAGAAGACGGCACGCCATCTTCGCCACCTCGCGCCAAGAGCGCTCTCAGCAACGCCACTTCTCACCGCAGGTGCGCATTTGCCAAAATAGCGGGCTCCGCTAGCGAAGCAAGGTTCCTCTTGCATGCAATATTTGGGCGAAACAACACAGACATTTCAACGGATCGTGGCGAGGCGCTGCCTCGCTGTGTTCGCGGTACTCGCTGAGACCGCTTCCTAAGTCACTTATGAGAGTTCGCTGTCGTCATCGCAGCTGTAAAAAAatgtgttctaactatacgcgggtTCAACTAACGCGGACGCGATATAAGCCGGTGCGCCAACATTTCTGGCACCATTAGAAACTTTAACATGCCGTGAAGGGCCTGTAATGACATGGCGCCACTACGCTGCCCATAAAGAAGCCACATCAGTAAAATGATATCACTTTCATGtttgagcactgatattgtttcgcacttttaatatttaatagtGTGAGAAGATTAAAAACAAAAGCCATGCGCGGTGAATGTTATGTTTCGTTACATGTGTTCGCAATCTGCCGTTCTCAAAATGTTGAAgaataatttagtcaagaacgTATAGAATCTTGTTTTAAGCATCTTTGGTGGTTGAATAGTCTAGCAATCTACCTTGCATATACGGCATGCATAAGCTTACAACATGCGTATACCTTAATATATGCGTAGTGTCAAGGCAACGCCGAAGGCGAAAGttcgcctggaatgtccatatataATAGCTGTCGCTATAAAAGGACTTAGACAGTCATCTACAAGGAGTGGTGAAGTCATTTCATTGCGACAGCAATAAATAGCTTCTCAGTGGTGATATCGAATGCTGTTGTAAGCACCTGAGCCAAATAGTACTCGCATTCACACAGAAACTGATCGCAGGAACATTTTCGTTGTTTCATGTCATTTAGCGACAGTAGATTATTTCGTTCAGGTTCAATACGCAGTGGACGGTGATGCACCTTGACTGAAATGCACCTCGAAGAGATGCATTTAGCCAATACGAAAGCAGACGAACACAAGGAACTCGCATAGTTCTTTACTTTGTTGTTTTACATGGCGGCGCTGCAGCAGTGAGGCACAGCGCTTCAAAGGCAACGTGGCGTGGCTTGGTGCCGTGGTGGACAGCGTGGTGCGCAAACTGCGTACCGAGGTGCCGGAGTCCCGTGCTCGAGCAGAACGCGGCCTCGTCGAGGAGTTGTCAATGTTGCAGAGGCGCCTGCAGCAGTGCGACTCTGTCGGCGAGTTCTTCGACACGCTGAGCATATGAAGATAGCACTGCCTGCGCTGTTTTCTCGCATCTCCTTATCGACGTCATTTGATTTtgcttcgccttttttttctcgttgaTTACGAGTGCCGCTCGCGTTTCAGGTTGAAATAAATGAGAGCGCGAGAGGGCTCTTGGGGGTGAATTTATTCACAAATCCTCGGGACACTGGCAACACTAGTGACCTGCGCATGCTATATCGCTATTACACAGCTGTATAAGGCTCGTTAATACTGTGATGCAGTAGGCGTGAACAAGATGACTAAGTATTTAGAAACTCTGAGTCGTCGCTTCTCTAGCAGTGTCATCAGATTGGACCTGCTTTCAGAAACATGAGGCATTTTTCAATTCGAAGCGTTATGGGGATTAAtctgctagttttttttttcttacagaccTAAAAAGTAGTGTCAGGGAGCTCACCTCGGTTCTGCGTAACAAAGCAAGAAATCGCAGAATCAAACGTTTGTCTATTATGTCGTCTCCTAACCATCGATAGAGCAGACGTACCTCTTATTTGAATGGGTGAACGGAATGGAATGACAAAGAACAGTACAAAGGAACGGAGCTCGAAGCACTGCGTCTTCGTTCGCGGTTTATTCTGCAACAAGGGCACATACAATATGTACCAGGCGCTCTCATGGGCAGCACTTCCTTTACCTTTCTGTAGACGCGTGTTCTACTGCAAAAGTAAAAAAGTTGTGGTATCAAAAATTGGTCTTCTAACGGCACTTCAGGGAGGGTGACTCCAATGTAATGGCATCTGAGACTCGACCTTGTAAATTGGGACATAATACCAACAGCACGCCCGAAGGGCGTCATTGATAATGTAGTCACAAGAGGAGTGACTGAACATAATGTCTTCGAGTGACTGATAATGTCGTCGCAGAGGAGTGACTACTTGCCCTTCTCAATGAGGCACCCGCCGTCCACCAGCATATCTCAACATAAACTTGCCAAATTCGTAGCATAAACACGTCATCACGTTTATAAAGGAGGTTTCAAAACAGCCAGCGCGTGTGTTTATTGCATCAACCCTTGCCGTTCTTCTATTTCGGTTAGATCCCGCATTACCAGGTATCTACGTCATAAGCATTCAGTAAGCATTCATTCACGTGTAAAGGAGGTTTCAAAACAACCAGCGCGGGTGTTCAATGCACCTACCCTTGCCGTTCTTTATTTCGTGCAGATCCCGCATTACCAGGTATCTACGTCATAAGCGTTCAGTGGGCATTCATTCACATGCGTTCTGCGGACAAATGTTTCACATTAACATGAACAGCCACAACGCGTGGGATCTGGGAATGTTTTTCCTTTATCAAAGGTACACAGGCAAGCAAATTCTCAGCAATGAAGTCTAGGAGAGCTTAATTCTCCCCGTTTGTCTCTTTTTCTACGCTATACATTGCGTGTGCATATGTTTGCGCTCTTCAGTCTGTCATTCTGAGCAATTAAGTTGTGCGTGGTAATTTCCTCTCAGCGCTGCCTATATCAAGGAAAGCAACATGTTCGTTGCCGCTGAGAAATGCGGGTACGCGTCGTGGCTCCGACTATTCATTTCGTTTGCTCTGTACTATAAAGCAGCATTAAGTGCACTTACTGCTGTCCTTAGTGCACATCTATGCATCGTAGAGCGTGAGTGCGTTGAACTGTCAGCTGTACCTATATACTCACCGTGGCGTGACTTAGCAGTATATTGTTCTTGAGAATTCCAGCACATGGTGAAAAACAGTTGCTTACTAAAGAAAGTCACCCTTTTATTTGCCTTAAATGTGGCGAGATCATCATTGAAATCAAACTTCCCAGCGTTAGCGCGTTATGCTGCCGGCAATTGCGGCACATAGTGAAAATAACGACTTATGTTACCTTAGTGAAGCGCAAGTGTCACCACGTTCAACGGCTTGAAATAAGGTGTAATCGTAACTGAAATTACGACTTCCTAGAGCGGACACAATACAGCGAAACAACTCCGTGCAGGCACCAATAAGTACAACAGTTTTTGCTTAGGCAGCTTGCAGGATGCGCAGTTAATTACGTTACGTGGTCATGCTACCCTTACCAGCCTGCCGAGATAGACACGGTCGCTGTAGGCACCGATCAACGCCAAaataaaacacaaagaaaacTAATGTAACCCAAAGGCGTCTAATATCCGATGAAGTAAATACTTCCGACGCCATAAACACCGTCGCTTTTCGCGATGGCGTATCCTCAATTGAATTATACCATGTCGCTGGTGCACATGCAATAAAGGTGTTGCGAATGAGTATATACAGCATGCTCGTATCTTGCAGCTGAGCTAGTTTTGTGTCTaagagttgctgctgctgctgctgttgctgctaaGCGAACTGCGCAACACCTAAAAGCGGTGCTGGCATTATAAGTGAAAATACAAAAACGAAGCGTTTAATGGGGCCAATGAGGGTGAACGTGGAGTGTTGGGGCGTCCTCTAGAGGCCCATTGTGGAGACGAACTCTTCAGCGCAATTGCACTGCTGCAACCGAGCTTGCCACGAGATCAACTCGTCGAGGACGGTGCGCTCGGCGCGGGCGCGGGTCTCCGGCACCTCCGAGCGCAACTTGTGCAGCACGCAATCCACGACCGCGCCCAGCCACATCACGTTGCCGTAGAAGTGAGGAGCCCCGCGGTCGCTGCGTGACGTGCATGTATAGGCAACGTGCGTTTTTAGAAAACCACTTTGCTGGTGTGCTGAACAAAATGCGCGCATATTTAAACACCTTTTCTTGTTTATATATACTGCATAGGCTTTTTCAAATAGTCTACACTTGAAATGTATGAGGACGCATAAAGTTATTAATTTATATTTGCCAATAGATAGTCCATCGGCCTATGAAGTTGACGCCTTGCACTAGTATTATATAAATAGCCCGAAGAATTTAGGTTTTGTGTAACGCAGGTAAACATCCTTGTGCCTCGATCGCGTGGATACACTTATAGGGTATCCACACGACGAAGCGCCAACCCTCCGATTTTTTTGGTGCTGAATGACTCATTACGCGACTACAGGCCACAAATTGCTCTACGTGCATTGTCCGTGACCCGCACGGACAGAAAATGCCGACCTGTTTCTCACATCCGAATTCCAGGGGTTGAGCAGTTCGAATTTAGCCTATAGAATGCTTTCTCAGCCTGCCAACAAATGCTGCTCTTGtttctcgtttttatttttttttattttaacaatACCGTTTTTAGGAAACAAATACTCGTCCTCATTCAATTCAGACAGAACAGCAGCT
This Dermacentor silvarum isolate Dsil-2018 chromosome 6, BIME_Dsil_1.4, whole genome shotgun sequence DNA region includes the following protein-coding sequences:
- the LOC125946353 gene encoding uncharacterized protein LOC125946353, yielding MLRHGVRYRTPNFVETQRIACVFDQFPKWLLRGDHGLGSRDFHAGKNQCFLTRHFIVLELCYAGKPLSRITLRSAVQGRSLVLQASCCLAVAERALGFRHLGVNPDKLLVTATDAASLEYHLPDRSPLTIDSAGLRVHVAGCLSFALGPGKAALHVYCFTPIAVVRFRSVRKPWRLRWALAS